The genomic stretch AAATAAGTATCATCGCGAAAAATATTCGAAGTTCCCCAAATTGTTTTTCCGGGTCTTGGCGTATGAATAGCGCTAGTTGTTTACCATCAGCTTGGACCGGGACACCAATGGTATTTCGCACATCATTATCAAAAAAGCCTGTGATGAAAATGCCTGTATCAAACGAATCAATTCCATGATATGTCTCTCCGTCCAATACTTGCTTGATTGTCTTATCCGGTAAATCTTTTTTCCGAAAAGCGTCACCATAATAAGTGGATTTTTCCGCGCCATCTGTCAAATATAATTCGTATCCCAGTTCGCCCACATTTTCCAAGTACTCGTTTAAAGAAATCGTAGCATTTGACTCATAAAATTGTTGGACTTCCTCCGCTATTTTGGCAGTTTTTTCGTCGTTAAAAGGTTTTAATTTTATTTGGTAATAAATGTTTGCAAAGAAAAAGCCGAGCAAACTACTGGAAATAATGACGACAAGCATCGTGACAACTATTCGACTATATAACGATTTCATGTTGTCTCCTCCAATTTATAACCAACGCCGCGCACCGTAACAATTCGAATACCATCCTTTTCTTCATCAAAATGGTCCCGCAATCGTTTAATATGTACATCCACTGTACGGTCACTACCATCATAATCACGTTGCCAAATCCGCTCAATTAATTCTTCTCGAGTAAAAATCCGGCCAGGATAGCTTGCTAGCTGATATAAAAGCTCAAATTCTTTCACGGGAATCATTCGTTCTTGGTTGCCAATTTTTATACCATAGCTTTTTTGATCGATAGTAATATTTCCGATATTAATTTTGACTTCGCTCGCTTGATTAGAACGCCGTAGCAACGCACGAATTCGAAAGATTAGCTCTTCTGGTTCAAAGGGTTTTGTGACATAATCATCTGTTCCCACTTCAAAACCGCGTGATTTATCCGCCAGCGCATCTTTGGCTGTCAACATAATAACAGGGATATCAGGATAACTTGTGCGCATTTTTTTGCAAAGTTCAAAACCATCCATGTTGGGCATCATCACATCAATTACAGCTAAATGAACTTGCTCTGTTTCAACTATTTTTTCTGCTTCTACCCCATCGCTTGCCTCAAGTACACGGAAGCCTTCTGCACGCAAATAGTGGCCCACAAGTTTAAGTATATGCCGATCATCATCTACTACTAATAT from Listeria monocytogenes ATCC 19117 encodes the following:
- a CDS encoding response regulator transcription factor; the encoded protein is MKQILVVDDDRHILKLVGHYLRAEGFRVLEASDGVEAEKIVETEQVHLAVIDVMMPNMDGFELCKKMRTSYPDIPVIMLTAKDALADKSRGFEVGTDDYVTKPFEPEELIFRIRALLRRSNQASEVKINIGNITIDQKSYGIKIGNQERMIPVKEFELLYQLASYPGRIFTREELIERIWQRDYDGSDRTVDVHIKRLRDHFDEEKDGIRIVTVRGVGYKLEETT